In the genome of Phacochoerus africanus isolate WHEZ1 chromosome 5, ROS_Pafr_v1, whole genome shotgun sequence, the window GTCACATATCCATCACTCATTGGAGACCACACTTAAATTTTGgtgtattttattgtctttttttcattttcccatctATGTAAATTGTAACTTTTTGAGATTATCGATAACAGAAAAAGCGAATGTGCAGGCCTGTATGATGATTCTGAAATTTCTCTACATTCCAAGGATTACGTTTTTTTATAAAGAAGGTGATTTACCCCGATTTATCCTGACATTTTCCTGGTGGATTTAAAGGGGCATGGCTGGTGAGAAGAGCATTTACTGCAGTTATTTGATAGGGGTCTGCAATCTTCTCCCGTCTCTCAGGACTCTTGGGGCATGCATTGGCTGCCTCTCTGACGTCTGTTTCTGATAAGTGAGTTTTAGTCTCTAACAACTCCTGGGAATTTTGTCGGCAGAGACCGGGTGAGATCATTTTGCTTTCCGCTGagtttcctttctctgtttttttggaCCATTCTGATGAGCACAGCCCTGGAGCATTCAGTAATACCTCTGTTCTCTTAGGAACTATTGGCCTACTCCCTGGTTTTATCTCTGTCTGCACAAAAACTCCATGTCgctggaaaggaaaacaaagttgaTATTAACCAGGGCACATGGGTCTCTGGAAGATGCAGCTGTAAACTGAGTTTATGTATTAGCTCAAGTCCTGTTTGAGGCAGGCACTTATTTCTCTGCCTCCTCATTAGCTGTCACTTTAGTCCCAAACCAAGGACAACAGCATAGTAATTATTGGTGAACCTTTTAAACAAATTATGAACTAGGGTGCACCAAAAAATGAAcaggaagggaaaaacaaagtcaAAGGAGCAGCTTCTCATTATCTTTCATTCTCAATTTTTCTATCATTTGGATTGTCTGACTATTCATATCAAATTTCATTTCTTGCTTTATAGGTTGCTATGGATACAAGGGAAACAACAGTTCATAGAGCTAAAGATTTCTGATTGTGTCACAAATGTCTCTTAGTTCCAACAACTAACAGTTGTTatgaaatgttattattattagctatagtgaaatatgaaaacaaacatctgtagctggaaaaaaaaaaaacctaggaatttccattgtggcgcagcggaaacaaatccgactaggaaccaagaggttgcaggttcaatccctggcctagctcagctccggcatttccgtgagctgtggtttaggaagcagacgtggcttggatctggggtttctgtggctgtggtgtaggctggcagctgtagctcctattcaacacctagcctgggaacctccatatgctgcgggtgcagccctaaaaaaaaggcggGGCAAAAAACCTAGCAATTAAATATTACATTACTGTTTCAATTTATAAATCTTATATGTAGTCCCTGCCACACAcataaataagcatataaaaatttttatcaaatgcttGGTATTACCTTAAGTGGATGATTTTAATAATTTGGACCAAATTCCAAGGACTGTGATCCAAAATTATGACATCATTCTTTAGTTTTGACTATGACATGTGGTTAAGATTTTATCCTCCTAATAACCATGTTTGTTTAAATGAACTTTAAGATGATTATGACTTGAAAAGGCTTAGAGTTCCACTATAAATCTATCCTATCATAAAGTATTAAGTAACTGATTCTAAATATTTCTCACCTTTCCCCGGATGGGCTCATTGGGTGTTTTCCTGGCATCATATTGGTGTATAAAAGAGATGCGTTCTATAAAATTCTTTTGACATTCTGCTGATGTATCAAGAGAGGCAAGTGgaactaagggggaaaaaaagagattttgtaAGCCGGGGTAAATAGGAGATTTGCATATCTAAGTGTAATCAGTATTCATAACATTTATGCTATTTCATAAATGCtaataaaactaaattattttaGTATGGAAGGTTacttaaacatatataaattataacataATGAATTCATCATTCTTTCTCCATGAAAAGAACCAAATCAAAACAATCAAATTAGTTTCATATGTGGAACTGctaatagtttttaaaactaaTATTAATGCAATAAcgacttttaaaaatctcctgtTAGATCTGCTTCTTGCACATAGTGTTAGGAAAAGCATAAGTATAATTCAtttgtcaatttattttttactactaGAAAGGCTCTGAGACATTGATGTGTAAATCATTCCCAGGTAACATTGACTGTTGAACTGGAAGACACAAGGGCTACTGCAGTCGTAGTTGAACAcataattgttttcatttcccaTTGACAGAGGCTCTGAAAATTTGCAAGAGTATTAAACCCTCTATAAATcacttttaggagttctcattgtggctcagtgggttaagaacatggcatagtgtccatggggatgtaggttcgatccctggcctcgctcggtgttaaggatccatcattgtggcaagctgcagcatatgtcacagatgtggttcagttTCTGgttccaatgttgctgtggctctggcattggctggcagctgtagctataattcaacctctagcctgggaacttccatgtgccacgggtgcagccgtaaaaagaaaaacataaaatttaaaaatcacttttaaataaTCTTTCAATCTGTGTGGTAGGTACATAGGGGTTCATTATATTTGTCTCTGTGTTTAAAATttgtaatactttttaaaactcattttatttttgcttttagcacACAAATTTATGTAAGGAGTCAGAGTAACTCCCAGTTTAGTCACATAAAATTCTGTCaaggaaaagtttaaaatgtatcccttttataaaaaataaatacataagataaTATGTACACCTATCATATCTATTATGTACACCTATCATATCTATAGAATGATAAAACTGATAACAGTGGTTGTTGCAAAGAGAGAGTAGTTGAGTGAAGGACAGAGGTGGAGAGAAGTGGATTCAGTTTCACTGTTTATCCCAGTGTACCATTTGAATTTTGTACTGTACTGTATGCATGCACTaactgctaaaaaataaaatttaatttttttttt includes:
- the C5H2orf73 gene encoding uncharacterized protein C2orf73 homolog, coding for MEGKEDKQQQHKIEDAGIPYITEKKEEINDEKKPGKSIQHSKPCVRRGRVCYAKFINTNARTCNEPVPYMDPKNEPENQGDWWSHGKGLENPFQPPYDTKSTQRSDFQKPACPLVSPVKHSKLQKPSYGIVPLASLDTSAECQKNFIERISFIHQYDARKTPNEPIRGKRHGVFVQTEIKPGSRPIVPKRTEVLLNAPGLCSSEWSKKTEKGNSAESKMISPGLCRQNSQELLETKTHLSETDVREAANACPKSPERREKIADPYQITAVNALLTSHAPLNPPGKCQDKSG